CGCCTCGATGCCGGCGCGGAAGTTTTCGGCCTGGTAGGCCGAGTACGCAATCCCGAGCCCGAGGATCGCCGCTTGCAACGCGGTCAGCGTGACGCCGAGATCCGGCATCACGAAGTAGAGATAGAACAGGAGCACGATGATCGGGATGCCGCGGATCACGTTGATCAGGCTGGCGCTAAGCCCCGACAGGAGGCCGATGCCGGAGACCCGCATCATCGCCCAGACCAGGCCAAGCACCGTCGAGAGCAGGAGCGAGCCGATGGTGACGACGATCGTGAGCGCGACGCCATTCAAGAGGATCGGGAAGAACTCGACGGTGTCGTGCCAGAAGCCTTTCATCGGCCAGCCCTGAAGTTGATCAGCCTTGCGCCTTCAGGCCCCATTTATCGAGGATCTTGTCGATGGTACCGTTGGCCTTCAGCTTTGCAAGCGAGGCGTTGATCTTGCCGAGCAACGCGGCCTCGCCCTTGCGCACGCCGATGCCGACCGAGCCGACGGTGACGGGCTTGTAGCCGTCGACGAGGCGCACCTCGGGGAAACCGCCCTGCTTCAGATTGTAGGCAAGGATCGGATAGTCGGCGTAGCCGGCCTTGAGACGGCCGGTGTTCACGTCGCGCAGGATGTCGGGAATGGTGTCGTAGGCCTTGACCTCGGCGAACAGGCCGGACTTTTTCAGCGCGTCGACGAAGGCGGTGCCAACCTGGGCGCCGACCGTTTCGCCCTTCAAATCCTCCTGCGAGGCATAGGCTTTGGTGTCGCCTTTCGGCACCACGAGGCCTTCGCCATAGGTGTAGATCGGGTCGGAGAAGTCGACGACCTCCTTGCGCGGCGGCGTGATGAACATCGCGGCGGCAATGACGTCAATCTTGTTCGAGGTCAGCGACGGGATCAGCGCCGAGAACTGCATCGGCTCGATCTGCACGTTGAAGCCGGCATCCTTGCCGATCTCGGTGATGAGATCGACCATGATGCCCTGGATGCTGTTGGTCTTGGTGTCGAGGAAGGTGAAGGGAATGCCTGTCGGCGTCGAGCCGACCTTCAGCACCTGCTGAGCCGACGCGGGCGCGGCGGCTGCAATCGCGAGCGCCGCGACCGCGGCCTGGACAATACGCTTCAACGGCATCGCATCCCCCTTGGGTTCGGCCGATGGCGGCGCGCCGTGCGCGTCGTGATCGCGGACGTTGCGGGCGAGGCCGTTTCGGCTTATTTTCACCAATATGAAAATTTGGTCACACTTTCACGGACGATGCAAGCGGTTTTCATGCACATGAAGGAAGCGGTCTGACGTGAGCGGTGGCAAAAGAATGCGCAAACCGGCCGCCGCAAAGCCGGTAAAAAAGACGAAGGCGAGGCCGGCCGAGCCCGCGATGGATGTCGCGGTCGGCCGCCGCATCCGCGATCTCCGCCGCGTCAGGCAATTCTCGCTCGAAACGGTCGCCGAGCGCACGGCGCTTTCGATCGGCTTCCTCAGCCAGATCGAGCGCGGTCTATCGTCGCCCTCGCTGCGCGTGCTGGCGACGCTCGCCGACGTGCTCGGCGTCGGCATCGCGGCGCTGTTCGGGGCGAGCCCGAGCCGCGACGGTGCATCCGACCAGGTGGTAACGCGCGAGCTTCAGCGCCCCGAGCTGAAATTGTGGCGCACCGGCGTTTCAAAGCAGTTGCTGAGCCCGGCAAGTGCCGAGAACCGGCTCAACCTGTTCCTGGTGCATCTGGAGCCCGGCGGCTCCACCGGCGACGAGCTCTACACCCACGACGGCGAGGAAGCCGGCCTCGTGCTCGAAGGCGAGATGATGCTGACGGTGGATACGGAGACCTGGTCGCTGAAGCGAGGCGACAGTTTTCGATTTGCCAGCCGGCGGCCGCACCGGTTTTCCAATCCAGCGCAGCATGCGAAGGCGGTCGTGCTGTGGGTGAACTCGGTGACGGGGGCGGGCTGACTGCCCTGGCCTCTTCCCGTTTCTACGGGGTGCCTCCACGTCGTCATTGCGAGCGCAGCGAAGCAATCCAGAGTCTTGCCGCGGATGCAGTCCTGGATTGCTTCGCTTCGCTCGCAATGACGTTGAGAGTCTCACCCAAACCGGTGAGCGTAGCGATCCACCGTGAGCTCGCTCGTGTCGATCTCCGGTTTCTTGCCCGACAGCATGTCCGCCAGCACCCGACCGGAGCCGCAGGACATGGTCCAGCCCAACGTGCCGTGGCCGGTATTGAGATGCAGATTGGCATAGCGCGTCGGACCGATCACGGGCGGGCCGTCCGGCGTCATCGGGCGCAGGCCGCTCCAGAACGTCGCTTTCGACAGATCGCCGCCGCGCGGGAAGAGATCGGTCAGCGAATGATCGAGCGTGGCGCGGCGTGCGGGATAGAGCTTGCTCGAATAGCCGGAGATTTCCGCCGTGCCACCGACGCGGATGCGATCCCCGAGGCGCGTGATCGCGACCTTGTAGCTCTCGTCCATCACGGTCGATTCCGGCGCGCCGCCGACGTCCTTGATCGGCACCGTGATCGAATAACCCTTTACCGGATAGACCGGCAGCGAAATGCCGAGCGGCGCAACCAGCCGCGACGACCAGCTTCCGAGCGCGAGCACATAGGCGTCGGCCTGCAGGAGGCCGGCACTGGTCGCAACGCCGGTGACGCGCGTGGCATCCGTCACAATGCCATCGATACCGGTATTGAACATGAAGCGCACGCCGAGCGCTTCGGCGTGCTTGGCCAGCGCCTGCGTGAACATGTGGCAGTCGCCGGTCTCGTCCTGCGGCAATCGAAGCCCGCCGGCGAATTTTTCCTTCACGCCGGCAAGCGCCGGCTCGACTGCGATGCAGCCTTCGCGGCCGAGCACCTCATAGGGCACGCCATATTGTTTCAGCACGGCGATGTCCTCAGCCGTGCCGTCGAGCTGCGACTGGTAGCGGAAGAGCTGCAAGGTGCCCTGCGCGCGCTCGTCATATTGAATGCCGATGTCGCGGCGCAAGTCGCGCAGGCAATCGCGGCTGTACTCCGCGATCGGGATCATCCGGCTCTTGTTGACCGCGTAGCGCGCAGACGTGCAGTTGCGCAGCATCTTGAGCAGCCAGATCCACATCACCGGATCGAGCTTCGGCCGCACCACCAGCGGGCCATGCTTCATCAACAGCCATTTGATCGCCTTCACCGGAACGCCGGGGCCGGCCCAGGGCGAGGAATAGCCGGGCGAGACCTCGCCGGCATTGGCGAACGAGGTTTCCAGCGCCGGTTGCGGCTGACGGTCGACGACCGTCACTTCATGGCCGGCGCGCGCGAGGTAGTAGGCAGAGGTGACGCCGATGACACCGCTGCCGAGGATCAGGACTTTCACGCTTCGTCAAACTCCCGCGGCGTCACGCGCCGCTATCAAAACAGAAAACACCATGAACCGCGGGAGCAATTATCAGGCCACCCGCTTGATGGCGTCGCCGAGGATCGAGACCATCTGGTCGATGTGGCTCTTCTCGACGATCAGCGGCGGCGACATCGCGAAGGAATCGCCGCTCGTGCGCAGGTAGAGGCCGCTGTTGAAGCAGTCGACCATCACGTCATAGCCGCGCGCGCCGATCGCGCCCTCGCGCGGCGATAGCTCGATCGCGCCCATCAGGCCGCAATTGCGGATGTCGATGACGTTCGGCAGGCCCTTCAGCGAATGCAGCGCATCGCGCCAGTATTCGGCGATCGACGCACCGCGCGTGAGCAGGCCTTCATCCTTGTAGATGTCGAGCGTCGCAAGGCCCGCCGCGCAGGCGACCGGATGCGCCGAATAGGTGTAGCCGTGGAACAGCTCGATCTGGTTCTCCGGTCCGGTCATCAGACCGTCATGCACCTTGCGGCTCGCGAACACGGCGCCGCAAGGCACGGTGCCGTTGGTGATGCCCTTGGCGGTCGTCATCAGGTCGGGAGTGACGCCGAAGAAGTTGGCGGCGAACGGCGTGCCGAGGCGGCCGAAGCCGGTGATGACCTCGTCGAAGATCATGAGGATGCCGTGCTTGTCGCAGATCTCGCGCAGGCGCTTGAGATAGCCCTGCGGCGGCGGCAGCACCGCCGTCGATCCCGGCACCGGCTCGACGATGACGGCGGCGATCGTCTCGGCGCCGTGCAGGGCCACAAGACGCTCGAGGTCGTCGGCGAGCTCGGCGCCATGCGCCGGCTGATCCTTGGCAAAGGCGTTGCGGGTGAGATCGTGGGTGTGGCGGATGTGATCGACGCCCGGAAGATGGGTGGCAAACGCGCGGCGGTTCGCCACCATGCCGCCGACCGACATGCCGCCGAAGCCGACGCCGTGGTAGCCGCGCTCGCGGCCGATCAGGCGGGTGCGGGTCGGCTGGCCGGTGGCGCGGTGATAGGCGAGCGCGATCTTCAGCGCGGTGTCGACCGACTCGGAGCCGGAGTTGGTGAAGAACACGCGATCGAGCCCCTTCGGCGCGATCTCGGCGAGCCGCTCGGCGAAGTCGAACGCCAGCGGATGACCCATCTGGAACGACGGCGCGAAATCCAGCGTCATGAGCTGCTTCTCGACGGCGGCGGCGATCTGCTTGCGGCCATGGCCGGCATTGACGCACCACAGTCCCGCGGAGCCGTCGATCACCTTGCGGCCGTCGACCGTGGTGTAATGCATGCCCTCGGCCGAGGAGAACAGGCGCGGCGCCTTCTTGAACTGCCGGTTGGCCGTGAACGGCATCCAGTACGAATCGGTCTTGATGGTGTTCGGAATCTGATGAAGGGTCACGGCCGCGCTCCTTTGCTGACCTGTTAGCAGAGCCACGGCTCCCCAGGCGCAACAAGCCCTTTTCTGTGTATCCGCAACCCATTGATTTGATTGGGTGTGCCGGTCCATATTTGTCCGATCCGCAACACCTGCAACAGGGACTTTGGAGGATCTTGGGCATGAGCGTCGACATCGGTGGACGGCTGCGATTCATCCGCGCGCGTCACAAGCTGTCGCAGCGGGAACTGGCAAAACGCACCGGCGTCACCAATTCGACGATCTCGCTGATCGAGTCGAACCAGATGAATCCGTCGGTCGGCGCGCTCAAGCGCATCCTCGACGGCATTCCGATGGGGCTCGCCGAATTCTTTGCGCTCGAGCCGGAGACGCGGCGCAAGATCTTCTACCGCGCGGAGGAGCTCACCGAGGTCGGCAAGAAACCGATCTCCTACCGCCAGGTCGGCGACAATCTGTTCGGCCGGAGCTTGCAGATCCTGAAAGAGCGCTATGAGCCCGGCAGCGACACCGGACGGGTACCGCTGGTTCATGACGGCGAGGAAGGTGGCGTGGTGATCTCAGGCAAGCTCGAAGTCACCGTCGAGGACGAGCGGCGCATCCTCAACCCCGGCGACGCCTATTATTTCGAGAGCCGCCGCCCGCACCGCTTCCGCTGCGTCGGCGGCAGGGCGTGCGAGGTGATCTCCGCCTGCACGCCGCCGACGTTTTGAGAGCCGGCCTACCGTTACAGCCAGCTCAAGGCTGCGTCAGCAGCTCCTCGATCCTGATCGGGAAGCGGCGGACGCGCACGCCGGTCGCATGCCAGACGGCGTTGGCGACCGCGCCGGCGCTGCCGGTGATGCCGATCTCGCCGACGCCCTTGATGCCGAGCGCGTTGACGTGCGGGTCGTGCTCCTCGACCGTGATCACGTCGAGCGGCGGCACGTCGGCATTCACCGGGATGTGGTACTCGCCGAGATTGGCGTTCATGATGCGGCCGCTGCGCCGGTCGGTGATCGCCTCCTCGTGCAGCGCGAACGACATGCCCCAGATCATGCCGCCGAAGAGCTGGCTCTTCACCAGATGCGGATTGACGATGCGCCCGGCCGCGAAGGCGCCGACCATGCGCGTGACGCGGACCTGGCCAAGCTCCGGATCGACCTTCACCTCCGCGAACACCGCACCATGCGCATGCATCGCATATTCTTCCATCGCCGCAGGGTTCGGTGCGCCGGTGCCGCGGGCCTCGACCTCGGCGAGGCCGCCGCGGGCGAGGATCTCCGCATAGCTCTCGCCGCGGCTTTCGTCGTCGCGGCGGAACAGCTTTCCGTCACGCGCGATCACGCCGGCATTGCCGGCACCGAACAGCGGCGAGCGCTCGTCACCGGTCGCGAGATCGGCGAGTTTTGCGATGGCGGCAGCGCCGGCATTGTGGATCGCCGCGCCGGCGGTCGCCGTGTGCGCGGATCCGCCGGCAATGCCGGCGTCGGGCAGATCGGACGTGCCGGCCCTGAACGTGACGCGATCGACATCGAGGCCGAGACCATCGGCCGCAATCTGGGCCAGCGCGGTCCAGGCGCCCTGCCCCATGTCATGCGCGCCGATCTCCATGGCGCCCGTGCCGTCACGGCGGATCGCCGCGCGCGCCTCGGCCTGAAACATCAGCGCAGGAAAGGTCGCAGTGCCCATGCCCCAGCCGAGCAGAAGACCTGCATCGTCGCGCATCTGCCGCGGCTGAAGCTGCCGCTTCGCCCAGCCGAAGCGCGCGGCACCCTGCTCGTAGCAGGCGCGCAGCGCTTTCGAGGAGAACGGCTTGCCAGTGATCGGCTCGACCTCGGCGTAGTTCTTCAGGCGGAAGGCCAGCGGATCGATGCCGCAGGCCCAGGCCATCTCGTCGATCGCGCTCTCCAGCGCGATCGAGCCGGTCGCCTCGCCCGGCGCCCGCATGAACAGCGGCGTGCCGGTGTCGACGCGCACGGCATCGTGCGAGGTGCGGATCGCCGGGCTCGCATAGAGCGTGTGCGAGGCATCGGCGGCCGGCTCATAGAAGTCGTCGAACGTGCTCGACACCGTTCGCGCATGATGATCGATCGCAGTCAGGCGTCCCTCGCCGTCGGTCCCCATACGCAGCCGCTGACGCGTCGGTGCGCGATGGCCGACCGGACCGTACATCTGCTCACGGCGCAGCACGAGCTTGACCGGCTTGCCGACGAGCTTCGCTGCCATGATGCCGAGGACCTGGGGACCGGCCATCAAACCCTTGGAGCCGAAGCCGCCCCCGAGGAACGGGCTGCGAATGTGGATCTTCTCGGGCGCCATGCCGAACAACTCGGCGACGCGGGCGCGCGACAGGAACAGGCCCTGGGTCGGCATGTCGATCAACAGGTTGTCGCCGTCCCAGGCAGCTACGATCGCATGCGGCTCCATGGCGTTGTGATATTGCGGCGGCGTCTCGTAAGTTGTCTCGATCCGCTTTTCGGCCGAGGCGAGGCCGGCCTCGACATCGCCGCGGTGATTTTCCGTGGGATTGCCGACGCCGACGACGGGCGGCACGAAGCTTTCGCCGGCGTCGAGGCCGACACGCGCCGGAAGCGTCTCGTAACGTGGCGCCAGCAGCGCCGCACCTTCGGTCGCCGCCTCCAACGTCTCCGCGATCACGACGGCGATGGGCTGGTTGGCGTAGCGAACCTCGTCGCTCTGCAACACCTCCATCCGGAACACGAACGGATTGGTCTTGATCTCGGGATCGATCGCGAGCGGCGGCTTGTGGCTCGAGGTCATGACGTCGACCACGCCGGGATGGCGCTTGGCTGCGGCGACATCGAGCGAGATCACACAGCCGCGCGCGATGCTGGAGACCGCCATCACGGCAAACAGCATGCCCGCCGGATGGTTGTCGGCGGCGTAGATCGCCTGCCCCTTGACCTTGAGGATGCCGTCGCGGCGGGTCAGCGGCTGACCGATGTTCGAGCCGTGCCGCAAGTGGGCGGGGGCGGAGGTAAGGCTGAGCTCAGGCATGAATGGCTCCGGAGATGGAGGCAAAGGGAGAGGCCGGCAGCGCTGGCATGCGCGCAGGCGTACCGGCCGTGGCAAGTGTCAGCGCACGCACGACGATGCGGCGCGCGAGATCGATCTTGAAGGCGTTGTCGCCGGACGGGTTTGCGTCAGTGAGCGCGCGCCGGGCGGCTTCCTGGAAGGCTGCCCCGTCAGGCGCGGCACCCTTGAGCACGTCCTCCGCGGTGCGGGCGCGCCAGGGCTTTGCGGCCACACCTCCGAGCGCGAGCCGCGCTTCCGTGATTTTTCCACGCTCGATCTGCAAGGCTGCGACAGCAGAGACAACGGCGAATGCGTAAGACGTGCGCTCACGAACCTTGAGGTAGCGCGCATGCGCGGCAAAACCGCGCGCCGTTGGCGGCAGACGCACCGCGACGATCAGATCGCCGGGCTCGAGCGCGGAGTCACGCTGCGGCGTATCGCCGGGCAGACGATGCAGCTCGTCGAGCGCGATCTCGCGCTGCCCGTTCCGGCCCTCGA
The DNA window shown above is from Bradyrhizobium sp. CB1650 and carries:
- a CDS encoding ABC transporter substrate-binding protein, whose amino-acid sequence is MPLKRIVQAAVAALAIAAAAPASAQQVLKVGSTPTGIPFTFLDTKTNSIQGIMVDLITEIGKDAGFNVQIEPMQFSALIPSLTSNKIDVIAAAMFITPPRKEVVDFSDPIYTYGEGLVVPKGDTKAYASQEDLKGETVGAQVGTAFVDALKKSGLFAEVKAYDTIPDILRDVNTGRLKAGYADYPILAYNLKQGGFPEVRLVDGYKPVTVGSVGIGVRKGEAALLGKINASLAKLKANGTIDKILDKWGLKAQG
- a CDS encoding aspartate aminotransferase family protein, with the protein product MTLHQIPNTIKTDSYWMPFTANRQFKKAPRLFSSAEGMHYTTVDGRKVIDGSAGLWCVNAGHGRKQIAAAVEKQLMTLDFAPSFQMGHPLAFDFAERLAEIAPKGLDRVFFTNSGSESVDTALKIALAYHRATGQPTRTRLIGRERGYHGVGFGGMSVGGMVANRRAFATHLPGVDHIRHTHDLTRNAFAKDQPAHGAELADDLERLVALHGAETIAAVIVEPVPGSTAVLPPPQGYLKRLREICDKHGILMIFDEVITGFGRLGTPFAANFFGVTPDLMTTAKGITNGTVPCGAVFASRKVHDGLMTGPENQIELFHGYTYSAHPVACAAGLATLDIYKDEGLLTRGASIAEYWRDALHSLKGLPNVIDIRNCGLMGAIELSPREGAIGARGYDVMVDCFNSGLYLRTSGDSFAMSPPLIVEKSHIDQMVSILGDAIKRVA
- a CDS encoding XRE family transcriptional regulator produces the protein MRKPAAAKPVKKTKARPAEPAMDVAVGRRIRDLRRVRQFSLETVAERTALSIGFLSQIERGLSSPSLRVLATLADVLGVGIAALFGASPSRDGASDQVVTRELQRPELKLWRTGVSKQLLSPASAENRLNLFLVHLEPGGSTGDELYTHDGEEAGLVLEGEMMLTVDTETWSLKRGDSFRFASRRPHRFSNPAQHAKAVVLWVNSVTGAG
- a CDS encoding D-amino acid dehydrogenase; translated protein: MKVLILGSGVIGVTSAYYLARAGHEVTVVDRQPQPALETSFANAGEVSPGYSSPWAGPGVPVKAIKWLLMKHGPLVVRPKLDPVMWIWLLKMLRNCTSARYAVNKSRMIPIAEYSRDCLRDLRRDIGIQYDERAQGTLQLFRYQSQLDGTAEDIAVLKQYGVPYEVLGREGCIAVEPALAGVKEKFAGGLRLPQDETGDCHMFTQALAKHAEALGVRFMFNTGIDGIVTDATRVTGVATSAGLLQADAYVLALGSWSSRLVAPLGISLPVYPVKGYSITVPIKDVGGAPESTVMDESYKVAITRLGDRIRVGGTAEISGYSSKLYPARRATLDHSLTDLFPRGGDLSKATFWSGLRPMTPDGPPVIGPTRYANLHLNTGHGTLGWTMSCGSGRVLADMLSGKKPEIDTSELTVDRYAHRFG
- a CDS encoding cupin domain-containing protein; translation: MSVDIGGRLRFIRARHKLSQRELAKRTGVTNSTISLIESNQMNPSVGALKRILDGIPMGLAEFFALEPETRRKIFYRAEELTEVGKKPISYRQVGDNLFGRSLQILKERYEPGSDTGRVPLVHDGEEGGVVISGKLEVTVEDERRILNPGDAYYFESRRPHRFRCVGGRACEVISACTPPTF
- a CDS encoding amino acid ABC transporter permease, which produces MKGFWHDTVEFFPILLNGVALTIVVTIGSLLLSTVLGLVWAMMRVSGIGLLSGLSASLINVIRGIPIIVLLFYLYFVMPDLGVTLTALQAAILGLGIAYSAYQAENFRAGIEAIDKGQIEAAQSIGMGWWLTMRRVVLPQAVRIVLPPYGNVMIMMLKDSSQASTITVAELALQGKLIASSTFKNTSVFTLVALMYLTMSIPLILLVRHFEKRAGKP
- a CDS encoding xanthine dehydrogenase family protein molybdopterin-binding subunit, which gives rise to MPELSLTSAPAHLRHGSNIGQPLTRRDGILKVKGQAIYAADNHPAGMLFAVMAVSSIARGCVISLDVAAAKRHPGVVDVMTSSHKPPLAIDPEIKTNPFVFRMEVLQSDEVRYANQPIAVVIAETLEAATEGAALLAPRYETLPARVGLDAGESFVPPVVGVGNPTENHRGDVEAGLASAEKRIETTYETPPQYHNAMEPHAIVAAWDGDNLLIDMPTQGLFLSRARVAELFGMAPEKIHIRSPFLGGGFGSKGLMAGPQVLGIMAAKLVGKPVKLVLRREQMYGPVGHRAPTRQRLRMGTDGEGRLTAIDHHARTVSSTFDDFYEPAADASHTLYASPAIRTSHDAVRVDTGTPLFMRAPGEATGSIALESAIDEMAWACGIDPLAFRLKNYAEVEPITGKPFSSKALRACYEQGAARFGWAKRQLQPRQMRDDAGLLLGWGMGTATFPALMFQAEARAAIRRDGTGAMEIGAHDMGQGAWTALAQIAADGLGLDVDRVTFRAGTSDLPDAGIAGGSAHTATAGAAIHNAGAAAIAKLADLATGDERSPLFGAGNAGVIARDGKLFRRDDESRGESYAEILARGGLAEVEARGTGAPNPAAMEEYAMHAHGAVFAEVKVDPELGQVRVTRMVGAFAAGRIVNPHLVKSQLFGGMIWGMSFALHEEAITDRRSGRIMNANLGEYHIPVNADVPPLDVITVEEHDPHVNALGIKGVGEIGITGSAGAVANAVWHATGVRVRRFPIRIEELLTQP